The following coding sequences are from one Geothrix sp. window:
- the hrpB gene encoding ATP-dependent helicase HrpB, protein MRLSLPIDPLLPRLVESLRRRPNLVLQADPGAGKTTRVPPALLESGLLGEGECWILEPRRLAARLAATRVADELGELLGQRAGYAVRFEQKVSKATRLRFVTEGLLLRRLHGDPGLRGISAVVLDEFHERHLHTDLAITLLRRLQQETRPDLKLLVMSATLDAGPVAAYLDAPVMKSEGRVFPVDTAFLPRPDDRPVEQQVAEALDRLYGEGLRAHTLVFLPGAAEIRACLKGCEAVAGRRGLSLRPLHGELSPEAQAHALEVTDTPKIILSTNVAESSVTLDGIGAVVDSGLGREASHSPWSGLSGLRTVRISQARCVQRTGRAGRTGPGRCLRLYTEADFGARPAFDIPELQRSDLAEPLLALHGMGIGHPEALDWFEAPPATSIGAAEILLTRLGALEDGALSPVGRRMADLPLHSRLARLAVAGEDLGIPQLALRAAALLETGSLSARQGLDRAPVKTGHGADSDLLLRLDQFEEAEAAGFGAGACRAAGLDVAAVQRARRAVQSLTRLLPSPVEPADAESRLLKALLLAYPDRVGQLSANGTCAFAGGGGAKLDPASRVRRPGLILALEAEAVKQGTGGQTLIRQASRCEADWLLEAFPERLEDIDDVVFHASAGRVERRTEIRYDGLSIDVSRGPADPADPRVADLLAQALADRPLDEVPARMLARLAFLRRHRPELELPEDLRLPLLAGACRGRSTLREVQDVDWSAALRQAFPADTLRLLDAWAPEAIQLPKGRPTKVHYEDDPPWIASRLQDFWGLKKSPAVAGGAVPLVLHLLAPNMRAVQVTTDLAGFWQRVYQELRPGLSRRYPKHHWPE, encoded by the coding sequence ATGCGCCTGAGCCTGCCCATCGATCCCCTGCTGCCGCGGCTCGTGGAGAGTCTGCGCCGGCGACCGAACCTGGTGCTGCAGGCCGATCCCGGCGCGGGCAAGACCACCCGCGTACCCCCGGCCCTGCTGGAATCTGGCCTGCTGGGGGAGGGCGAGTGCTGGATCCTGGAGCCCCGCCGCCTGGCTGCGCGCCTGGCCGCCACGCGGGTGGCGGACGAGTTGGGCGAGCTGCTGGGCCAGCGGGCGGGCTATGCCGTGCGCTTCGAGCAGAAGGTGTCCAAGGCCACGCGCCTGCGCTTCGTCACCGAGGGCCTGCTGCTGCGGCGCCTGCACGGCGATCCTGGCCTGCGCGGCATCAGTGCCGTGGTGCTGGACGAGTTCCACGAGCGGCACCTGCACACGGACCTCGCCATCACCCTGCTGCGCCGGCTCCAGCAGGAGACGCGGCCCGATCTGAAGCTGCTGGTGATGTCCGCGACGCTGGACGCCGGCCCCGTGGCCGCCTACCTCGATGCGCCGGTCATGAAGAGCGAGGGCCGGGTCTTCCCCGTGGACACGGCCTTCCTGCCGCGACCCGATGACCGGCCCGTCGAGCAACAGGTGGCGGAGGCCCTCGACCGCCTCTATGGGGAGGGCCTGCGGGCCCACACGCTGGTGTTCCTGCCGGGCGCCGCCGAGATCCGGGCCTGCCTGAAGGGCTGCGAGGCCGTGGCGGGGCGCAGGGGCCTGAGCCTGCGGCCCCTGCATGGAGAGCTGTCGCCGGAGGCCCAGGCCCACGCCCTCGAAGTCACTGACACGCCCAAGATCATCCTCAGCACCAACGTCGCGGAAAGCTCCGTCACCCTCGATGGCATCGGCGCCGTGGTTGATTCGGGCCTGGGACGCGAGGCCTCGCACTCGCCCTGGTCGGGTCTGTCGGGCCTGCGCACGGTGCGCATCAGTCAGGCCCGCTGTGTGCAGCGCACGGGCCGCGCGGGCCGCACGGGGCCGGGCCGCTGCCTGCGCCTGTACACCGAGGCCGACTTCGGGGCCCGGCCCGCCTTCGACATCCCGGAGCTGCAGCGCTCGGACCTTGCCGAGCCCCTGCTGGCCCTGCATGGCATGGGCATCGGCCATCCGGAGGCTCTGGACTGGTTCGAGGCGCCTCCCGCGACCTCGATCGGCGCGGCGGAAATTCTCCTCACCCGCCTCGGCGCCCTCGAGGATGGCGCCCTCAGCCCCGTGGGCCGCCGCATGGCGGACCTGCCCCTGCATTCGCGCTTGGCGCGGCTGGCCGTGGCAGGTGAGGACCTGGGCATCCCCCAGCTGGCGCTGCGCGCCGCGGCCCTGCTGGAGACCGGCAGCCTCTCGGCCCGGCAGGGACTAGATCGGGCCCCCGTGAAGACCGGCCATGGCGCGGACTCCGATCTGCTGTTGCGCCTGGATCAGTTCGAGGAGGCGGAAGCCGCCGGCTTCGGGGCCGGGGCCTGCCGGGCCGCAGGGCTGGACGTGGCGGCGGTCCAGAGGGCGCGGCGGGCGGTGCAATCCCTGACCAGGCTCCTGCCCTCGCCGGTCGAACCCGCAGATGCGGAATCGCGCCTGCTGAAGGCCCTGCTCCTGGCCTATCCGGACCGCGTGGGACAGCTCTCCGCCAACGGCACCTGCGCCTTCGCCGGTGGTGGTGGCGCCAAGCTGGACCCCGCCAGCCGCGTGCGGCGGCCCGGCCTCATTCTGGCCCTGGAGGCCGAGGCCGTGAAGCAGGGTACCGGCGGCCAGACCCTCATCCGCCAGGCGTCGCGCTGCGAGGCCGACTGGCTGCTGGAGGCCTTCCCCGAGCGCCTGGAGGACATCGACGACGTGGTGTTCCACGCCTCGGCCGGTCGCGTCGAGCGCAGGACCGAGATCCGCTATGACGGGTTGAGCATCGACGTCAGCCGTGGCCCCGCGGATCCGGCGGATCCACGCGTGGCGGACCTGCTTGCGCAGGCCCTGGCGGATCGACCGCTGGACGAGGTGCCTGCCCGCATGCTGGCCCGGCTGGCCTTCCTGCGTCGGCATCGCCCGGAACTGGAGCTGCCCGAGGACCTGCGGCTGCCACTCCTGGCCGGCGCCTGCCGGGGCCGGTCCACCCTGCGGGAGGTCCAGGACGTGGACTGGTCCGCGGCCCTGCGCCAGGCCTTTCCGGCGGACACGCTGCGCCTGCTGGACGCCTGGGCCCCGGAGGCCATCCAGCTGCCCAAGGGGCGCCCCACCAAGGTCCACTACGAAGAC
- a CDS encoding transketolase family protein — MAGMETAGVGGKVGGVMDSLRDAYGDTLVELGNEGANIIVFDADLAGSTRTSKFAKAFPERFFNMGAAEQGMVAAAAGAATTGVVPFLSTFAMFATGRAYEFVRQAVGVGHQNVKIVATHAGLTVGEDGGTHQCLEDLALMRMIPGMTIISPADAIETKQAIRFAYAHQGPVYVRLTRDKFPRIHGSDYRFEAGKAVVMRPGKDVLLVGCGLGTSICLEAAELLAVDGIEATVLHTPTIKPFDRETLIALAKTHRAVVTCEEHQAHGGLGGIVAEILSEAHPMPVHRVGVQDQFGQSGKPEKLLAAYGVTPQAVAAAAKSAL; from the coding sequence ATGGCAGGCATGGAAACGGCGGGCGTGGGCGGCAAGGTGGGCGGTGTCATGGACAGCCTGCGGGATGCCTACGGCGATACCCTGGTGGAGCTGGGGAACGAGGGCGCCAACATCATCGTGTTCGACGCGGATCTGGCCGGCTCCACCCGCACCAGCAAGTTCGCCAAGGCCTTCCCCGAGCGCTTCTTCAACATGGGCGCCGCCGAGCAGGGCATGGTGGCTGCCGCCGCCGGGGCCGCCACCACGGGCGTGGTGCCCTTCCTCAGCACCTTCGCCATGTTCGCCACGGGCCGCGCCTATGAGTTCGTGCGCCAGGCCGTGGGCGTGGGCCACCAGAACGTGAAGATCGTAGCCACCCACGCGGGCCTCACCGTGGGCGAGGACGGGGGCACCCACCAGTGCCTCGAGGACTTGGCCCTCATGCGGATGATCCCGGGCATGACCATTATCTCCCCCGCCGATGCCATCGAGACGAAGCAGGCCATCCGCTTCGCCTACGCCCACCAGGGCCCCGTCTATGTCCGCCTCACCCGCGACAAGTTCCCCCGCATCCACGGTTCGGACTACCGCTTCGAGGCCGGCAAGGCCGTGGTGATGCGGCCTGGCAAGGATGTCCTGCTGGTGGGCTGTGGCCTGGGCACCTCCATCTGCCTGGAGGCCGCGGAGCTGCTGGCTGTCGACGGCATCGAGGCTACCGTGCTGCACACGCCCACCATCAAGCCCTTCGACCGCGAGACGCTCATCGCGCTGGCGAAGACCCACCGGGCCGTCGTCACCTGCGAAGAGCACCAGGCCCACGGCGGCCTGGGCGGCATCGTGGCGGAGATCCTCTCGGAAGCCCACCCCATGCCCGTGCACCGCGTGGGCGTGCAGGACCAGTTCGGCCAGAGCGGCAAGCCCGAGAAGCTGCTGGCCGCCTACGGGGTCACGCCCCAGGCCGTGGCCGCCGCCGCGAAGAGCGCGCTCTGA
- a CDS encoding PH domain-containing protein produces the protein MATETFKASRWTGGNHLFTTVIEVTDAAVVRRKRSWFTVNEISIHLSKVASVRIDTGLFWADILVESTGGSDPLTSHGHRKADARRIKELIEAAQSRGMR, from the coding sequence ATGGCCACCGAGACGTTCAAGGCCAGCCGCTGGACCGGAGGCAACCACCTGTTCACGACGGTCATCGAAGTCACGGATGCCGCCGTCGTCCGCCGCAAGCGATCCTGGTTCACCGTGAACGAGATCAGCATCCACCTGTCCAAGGTCGCCAGCGTGCGCATCGACACGGGCCTCTTCTGGGCCGACATCCTGGTGGAAAGCACCGGTGGCAGCGATCCCCTCACCAGCCACGGCCACCGCAAGGCCGATGCCCGTCGCATCAAGGAACTCATCGAGGCGGCCCAGAGCCGGGGCATGAGGTAG